The Bacteroides ovatus genomic interval GATGCTTTGCGCCGAGAGTTGGAGCCCTATCGTGAATTTGAAGTAAAAGGAATCGCAGGGAATGGTGCAAAAGGTAAAAAGATGATTATGGAGTTGCATCCGGACTTATTGTTTCTTGATGTGGAACTTCCGGATACGTTGGGACTCAATCTATTAAGTGAAATCAGGGAGGATATTTTGTGGGATATGAAGGTTGTGTTTTACACCTCTTATGACAAATACTTGCTTCAGGCGTTGCGTGAGTCGGCTTTCGACTTCCTGCTGAAGCCTTTTGAAGCAGAAGACCTGAAAGTAATTATGGACCGTTACCGGAAGGCTATGACCTCTACTTCGCTTCCTCTTTTGCCTTCTTTTGCTTCTTCTATTAGTGCATTGATGCCCCAGCAAGGCATGTTTATGATTAGTACAGTGACAGGCTTCAAACTCTTGCGACTGGAAGAAATCGGCTTTTTTGAATATCTGAAAGATAAACGTCAATGGCAGGTGGTCTTGTTTAATCAAACTTGTCTGAATTTGAAGCGAAATACAAAAGCAGAAGATATTATCAGTTATTCACAAGCTTTTGTACAGATTAGCCAATCTGCTATTGTAAATGTTAATTATCTGGCAATGATTGATGGTAAATGCTGTCAACTTTATCCGCCTTTTCACGATAAGAACGATTTGATTATTTCCCGAAGTTATCTAAAAGAACTGCAAGAGCGTTTCTTTGTTTTGTAATGTAGACCTCATATTATGAAATACGCCACTTCTTCAGCAGAAGCGGCGTATCCTTTTGTTAGAATATTAGAATGAGAGAGAGTTTATGTTACATATTTGTATTATCCATCGTAACGGTCATTTCGGGTACCAGTACGTAGGCTTGTTTTTTAGCGTTCCATTTATAATAATTCGTAGTAACGGTCTTGCCTTCATAAGTGTAATTGATGCGTAGGTCTTTTTCCCATGCGTCTTTGCTATTGTTCCATTTCAAGGCCTCGCTTTCAATCATACGTTTGTTGTCATCGTACTTGTAGTTGTACTTCATGTAGTTGGCAAGTGTATTTCCGTCCATTTTGTAAACGGTTTGTCCCACTGTCATGCCATTCTCTTCGATTGGATTATAAATCAATTGATTATCGTAGCTACGTGCAGAAGTAGCAAGCGATACAACAAGAAGAGCTGCAGATAAAACGAACATTTTTAAAGATACTTTTGCTTTCATGGCTATTTAAGTTTTTGGGTTATACTTTCATTTGTCTACCAAATACATTGGTTTTATGCTGCAAATCTACATATTAATTTGGTATTTATGTATTTTTGAAGATAAAAGATTGTCAAAATGTCAAGAGTGGAGGTGGGTGCTAACTAGCTTTTTGCCAATATTGGTGACAAAAAAATATCCGGCAGTCAATCTGCCGGATATAGAATGAATCACTTCGTCGAAAAAGGAATCTTTTTTCTAGCTTTCTGGATACAGAGTTAAATAATGTTATTACCCAGACTTGCCTCCATTTTGTAAGCGGAGGTCCCTGATAAGGTGGAGTCTCCTTGTGTAATTAGTGTCTAAAAGATAGCAATTCCTTATTGAGGTGGCCTTTATTCACTTGATGGTTTAATGTGCCTCAAGCCAGTTTTTGCCCCATCCGCAATCTGCTTTCAAGGGGACGTGCATGCGGTATGCTTTCTCCATTTCTTCGATGACGATTTCTTCTACACGCTCTTTTTCATTGACAGGAACGCTGAAATTTAATTCGTCATGTACTTGCAGGATCATTTTGGCTTGTATTCCTTCGGTCTGGAACCGTTGATAGATACGTGCCATTGCTACTTTTATAATATCTGCCGCACTTCCCTGGATAGGGGCGTTGATGGCATTTCGTTCCGCATATCCGCGTACAACGGCATTCCGCGAATTGATGTCCGGTAAGAAGCGCTTCCGATGGAAGATTGTTTCCACATAGCCTTTTTCCTGGGCCACCTGAATGCTTTTATCCATATATGCTTTCACTCCCGGATAAGTTTCAAAGTAACCGTCGATTAACTCTTTGGCTTCTTTACGATCTACATTCATTCGTTCGGCAAGACCAAATACGGATATGCCATAGATGATACCGAAATTGGCAGTCTTGGCTTTACGGCGCATGTCGGAACCTACGTCTTTCAGGTCGATCTTATAAACTTTGGCAGCAGTGGCCGCATGAATATCGTGATTGCTAAGGAAAGCATCAATCATATTCTTATCCTCGCTAAGGTGTGCCATGATGCGCAATTCAATTTGCGAATAGTCGGCAGAGAAGAAGAGGCAGCCTTCATCGGGGATGAAAGCCTTGCGGATTTCTTTTCCATTCTCGTCGCGGATAGGGATATTTTGTAAGTTCGGATTGCTTGAACTAAGGCGTCCCGTAGCGGTTACAGTCTGGTTGAAAGAGGTGTGCACCCTTCCTGTACGTGGATTGATAAGCTGAGGGAGTGCGTCGATATACGTGCCCAATAGCTTTTTCAGTCCGCGATGTTCCAGAATCTTTTCTACTACCGGATGTTTGTGCCGGAGGCTTTCGAGCACTTCTTCTGAGGTGACGTACTGGCCGGTCTTAGTCTTTTTTGCCTTCTCTACGATTTTCAGTTTGTCAAACAGTACCTCACCGACTTGTTTGGGCGAAGCGATATTGAAAGTCTCACCGGCCAATTCGTAAATCTCTTTTTCGATTTGCTCCATCTGGGCGGTGAAATGGGCGGACGACTGCTTCAATGCTTCCGTATCCAGCAATACCCCGTTCCGTTCTATATTAACCAATACGGGAACTAGCGGCATTTCTATATCATAGAACAAACGTTCTGCGTCATTTTCTTTCAGTTCTTTCTCCAATACATTTTTCAGTTTCAGAGTTACGTCTGCATCTTCGCAGGCATATAGATATACATCTTTCGGGTCGAGATCGCGCATGTTCTTCTGATTCTTTCCTTTGGGACCTATCAGTTCGTCAATGTGGATAGTCTGATAGTGCAGGTAAATTTCCGCAAGATAATCCATGCCATGACGAAGTTCCGGTTGAAGAACATAATGAGCGATCATCGTATCGAAAAGTGGACCTTTTACTGTTGCGCCATAATTTTGAAGAACAATCATGTCGTACTTGATATTTTGTCCGACTTTTAACGAATTCTCATTTTCGAAGACCGGACGGAACTCATTTACGATTTTTAACGCTTTGTCTTGGTCCGATGGTACGGGAACATAAAAAGCTTCATTCTCTGCAATCGAAAAGCTCATTCCGACTAATTCGGCATCCATTGGTTCGGTTCCGGTGGTTTCCGTATCTAACGAGAGAATTTTCGATGTAAGTAACTTTTGAATAATTTTCCGCCTTTTCTCTTCTGTATCAATGAGTTGATAGTTGTAAGTGAGCGATTCTAACGTCTCTAGGTTCGATTTTTTTGCTTCACCCGGTTCATCGGGCGTGAAATTCGCAAATAAATCGCCTTGCATTCCGCCTCCTTCTTCGGGAAAAAGTGGAAGAGGAGAGGGGGCACTTTTTCCAGTAGCAACTTTGCTTCCGGTGGCAGAGGTTATTCCGTTTCCGGAAATATCTTTTTTGAGCACCCGGTCGATGAGTGTTCTAAATTCCAATTCCTCGAAAATGCTGCGGAGTGAATTCTCGTCTGCTTCTTCGCGGACAAGAGCATCCATCTCAAGTTGGATAGGGACATCGATTTTAATGGTGGCGAGAAATTTCGAGAACGTAATCATTTCCCGATTGGTTTCCACTTTTGTTTTCAATGCTCCTTTCAGTTGGTCGGTATGTTCCAATAGGTTCTCGATGCTTCCGAATTCGGAGACCAGTTTTTGAGCAGTCTTTTCTCCTACTCCCGGACATCCGGGAATGTTATCTGAAGAGTCGCCCATCAGTCCGAGCATATCGATCACCTGTGTTGGAGACTGAATGTCAAACTTGGCTTTCACTTCCTCCACTCCCATCACTTCGAAACCTCCTGTGTGTTTGGGGCGATACATAAATACTTTGTCACTTACCAGCTGCCCGTAATCTTTGTCGGGAGTCATCATATAGGTAGTGATACCCTGGCGACCGGCTTCGGTAGCGAGCGTACCTATCACATCATCGGCTTCGTAGCCTGCCACTTCCAGAATGGGGATGCGGTAGGCGCGTATAATATCCTTTATAATAGGTACGGAAAGACGAATTGCTTCTGGAGTTTCTTCGCGTTGTGCTTTATATTGTTCAAAAGCCTCGTGGCGGAAGGTGGGACCTGCGGGGTCGAAGGCTACTCCTATATGAGTGGGATTCTCTTTTTTCAATACTTCTTCGAGGGTGTTCACAAAACCCAGTATGGCTGAAGTGTTGAATCCTTTGGAATTGATTCTTGGGTTCTTAATAAAGGCGTAATACGCCCGATATATCAATGCATAAGCGTCTAAAAGAAATAATTTATTACCTGAATCCATAGATTTAATTAATTTTTCATGGTAAAAGTACAAAAAAATACGGTATTAAGCGTTTTATTATTACTTTTGTGCTCAAATTGTGTAATAAATGGACAGTATCTCACTTATCAGAACTCCGATTGAAGCGGAACTGGGCGACTTCAAAGAACTTTTTGATAGTTCTCTCTCCAGTTCAAATGCATTGCTCGATAGCGTCGTATCTCACATACGGCAGAGGAATGGTAAGATGATGCGGCCTATTCTTGTTTTACTCGTGGCACGTCTTTATGGAGCTATATGTCCTTCCACTCTTCATGCGGCTGTTTCACTGGAACTCCTTCATACGGCCAGCCTGGTACATGATGACGTAGTGGATGAAAGTTCCGAACGTCGTGGACAGCTCTCGGTAAATGCTATCTTTAATAATAAAGTAGCGGTGCTGACGGGTGACTATTTATTGGCAACCAGCCTCGTACACGCCGAACTGACAAACAGTCATCGTATTATTCAGCTGGTGTCCACTCTTGGACAGGATCTTGCTGACGGTGAGTTGCTTCAGCTTTCAAATGTAAGTAATCACAGTTTTTCCGAGGAAGTCTATTTTGATGTAATCCGCAAGAAAACTGCTGCTCTTTTTGCTGCCTGCACAAAGGCTGCCGCTTTCTCGGTAGGTGTGGGTGAGGGGGAAGCTGAACTTGCCCGTTTGCTGGGCGAATATATTGGGATCTGTTTCCAGATAAAGGATGATATTTTCGATTACTTTGATAATAAGGAGATTGGTAAACCTACGGGTAATGATATGCTTGAAGGTAAACTGACATTACCTGCTTTGTATGTGCTGAATACGACGAAAAACGAGGAAGCGCAAGAAATTGCAATCAAAGTAAAGGAGGGTACGGCTACTCTTGATGAAATAGCTCATTTGATTTCGTTTATTAAAGAAAACGGAGGTATTGAATATGCGGTTCAGACTATGAATGTCTATAAGCAAAAAGCTTTTAATCTATTGGCTTCTTTGCCGGATTCTGATATCTGTGCAGCTCTCCGGGCTTATCTGGATTACGTAGTAGACCGCGAAAAATAGTTACTTCCGGTATTTTGCCAGAAGTGAATAGCACAATAATAACCGGTCCCAATCTTCTATCTTTTCCGATTTCATCGCTTTTCCTAAAAGGAAACTCTTGTCTATTTCTTCCGCTGTATGAAGATCTAAAGAGCATAATTTGGCGGCTTGCTCTATGTAGTCCCAGGCTTTCTCTTTGGTGATGTGACCACATGCTTGGGAGGCGCGCGCCAGGCTCACAAGCAGTCCCATATCCCATCCGATAATGCCTTTTTCCAAGTCATTTATCCATATAATAGGGTCCCTTCTTTCCTCTGTATATTTCACAAATTTGTATAGATTCTTTCCTTGACGGATAAAGCGTTCCACTCCGAAAAAACGCTTTTGAATGATGTTTTCGAACTCGTTGATGTTCTCTGTAGAGAGTAAATAGGGGAGCATAATCTGGTAGGAGACTCTGTCGCCTTCGTTGATAAGGAACTGGAATAGTCCGGTGGCGGACTCATTATCGGTGCAGTGAAACTCCTCTGTTAACAGTTTGGATAGCTTTTGCGGATGGATTCCGGTCTCTATGGAGTTGAGATAGAAGCCTTGCAGTCCGGCTTCCATATAACCGATGCGTAGCCCCTTCTTTTTCTCTGCTCCGAGGATGAGGTTCAGAGGGTTGTGATTGAATCTTAAGGTTCTTGTATATGCGTCCATCCTAATACCTCCAAAGGTTCATGAAAAGCGTGAGAACTGTTGCCATGTATTTTCCTGAGGCTTCGGCAAGCCGTTATGAGTATACAAGCAACAGTCCCACGCTCCATTCGATATATAACAAAAGTATATACATGAAGGTGCGTGAGACCCGTTTGCTTATTACCATTCATAACTTTGAATTTTGCCGAATTCCAGGAATTGGTAATAAATGAAACGTTCTCTAATATAACTAATTAGCTATATTTTCATCGCTAAACCTTTTACAAAGATAAGTATTTTTCTGAATTCTCCTGTAACTATCTTTAGATTTTCTTAAATAAAAAATACCGCGTCGGTTCCCGGAGTACGGGAATCGCGCGGTAAGGCGTATTTGATTGCTAATGTAGCCTTTAGCTTAGAAGAACTTGATTTCTTCCCCTTTGATGTCAGAAAGAAGGAGGTTGGCTAAGCGGCTGGTTCCCAGGCGGAACAGTTGATTATCCAGCCATTCTTCACCCAATAGCTCTTTTACAATTGTGTAGTAAATAATCGCATCATTAACGGTATTGATGCCACCTGCCGGTTTGAATCCAATCTTGATTCCGGTCTTCTGGTGGTATTCTTTGATGGCTTCACACATCACGTAAGCGGCTTCCGGAGTAGCGGCAGGCTGTTGCTTACCAGTGGAAGTCTTGATGAAATCTGCGCCCGAATACATGGATAGGATAGAGGCTTTCTTGATGTTGGAAGCGCTCTTTAGTGCACCAGTTTCGAGGATCACTTTGAGGTGGCGTTCCTTGCAAACTTCCTTTAATTCCTGTATTTCTTCACACATTCCTTCGTAGTCTCCGCTTAGGAATTTGCCGATGGAAATGACAATATCTATTTCATCTGCACCTTCTGCGATTGCTAATGCTGTTTCTGCCACTTTTACTTCAATGAATGTCTGTGAAGAGGGAAAACCTCCTGATACACAGGCTATATTGACTCCGTCTACCTCCAGCGTATTCTTAACGATGGCTGCAAAATTGGGGTATACACAGATTGCTGCAACATTTTTAAGATCAGGATATTCGTCGTCAAACTGATTGACTTTTTCGGTAAAGTGCATCACACTTTTGTCACTGTCTGTACTATTCAAAGTAGTTAGATCAATACAGTTGAACAGGAACTTCTTAACGTCTTCCGTGTTGTTTTCCGGCACTTTTTTCTCAATCAATTCAGCTACGCGAGCTTGAATATCTGCATCGCTCAGATTGGTATTATACTTTGCCAATGCGGCATTGTACTTGTTGGGCTGTGAGTTATTCTCTTCCATGATCTTTCAGTTTTGGGTTGTTGATATGTCTTTTATTATCTCGTTTCGTTTTCTTATCCATGCTTTTCTGGAAAGCAGTGGTTATGTCTACACCTGTCTGGTTGGCAATGCAGAGAAGCACCCATAAAACGTCTGCTATCTCTTCATCTATATTATCTTTCTCTCCCTCTTTAAAGGATTGATCTCCATATTTGCGGGCCATGACACGCGCCAGTTCTCCTACCTCTTCCGTGAGAACTGCCATATTGGTCAACTCGCTGAAGTAGCGGACACCGTATGTTTTCACCCATTGGTCCACTTGTTTCTGTGCTTCTTCCAGAGTCATAATTGTTGATGGTTAGTTATTATTCTTTGTTTTTTGTATCCATGCATATAGTAACGGGACCGTCGTTTAAAAGTTCAACTTTCATGTCCGCTCCAAAGATGCCTGTACCTATTTCTTTTCCCAATGCACCGCTTAAATCTTTGCAGAATTGTTCGTAGAGTGGGATAGAGACATCCGGCTTGGCAGCTTTGATATAGGAGGGGCGATTTCCTTTCTTGGTAGAAGCGTGTAACGTGAACTGGCTGATAACCAGAATCTCACCTCCATCTTCTAAGATAGATTTGTTCATTACACCATTCTCATCATCAAAGATACGTAGATTTACAATCTTCTTGCAGAGCCAGTCGATATCTTCCTGCCCGTCTGCTTCTTCAATACCGACTAATATCAGCATCCCTTTCCTAATGGACGACTTACAGTGTCCTTCAATGGTTACTGACGCATGGCTTACCCGTTGTATGACTATTCTCATTATTATTTATTCTATTTCATGATTAGGAAAGGCAAATTTACAAAATTCAGAAGAGAAAACGGTGTGTTGGTGGGAAAATATTGTGAATTCGCTCCGTAGTCAATAGGACCATTCGTTATTGTTTGTTGTCAATTCGCTATCTTGATAGTGATAATCAACTTATTGATTGTTATGGTTTGAAATTTAGAGCGGCACTGCTCGAACTTTCGAACAGTGCCGCCTTGGCTGACGTATTTCCTTATTGTTGTTCGTTACCTAAACCTTCTTTTACAGTCTTGGCTTTCGCTTCTCCAATCACAGCGGAAATCTCCTCAAAAGAGGCTTCTTTGATCCGTTTTACGCTCTTAAATTCTTTCAGAAGCGCTGTTTTTGTCTTTTCTCCAATCCCTTTGATATTGTCTAATGCCGATGCTACCTGCCGTTTGCTGCGTTTATCACGATGGAAACTGATGGCAAAGCGGTGCACCTCATCCTGAATCTGTGTCAGCAAACGGAATAACGGGCTTTGCTGTTTGATACCGATAGTCTGCGGAGGAAATCCAAAAAGCAGTTCCGATGTGCGATGGCGATTGTCCTTTGCCAGTCCGGCAATCGGGATTGTTAAGTTCAGCTCATCTTCAATCACCTCTCTAACGACCTCCATTTGGCCTTTTCCACCATCGGTGATAATCAGGTCGGGCAGAGGGGTGTTCTCTTCAATAGCGCGCTGATAACGTCTTCTGACGACCTCTTTCATGGATGCATAGTCGTCAGGTCCTACAACCGTCTTTATATTGTATTTCCGATAATCCTTCTTTGAGGGTTTAGCCTTTTTAAAGACAACGCAAGCGGCCACGGCATCAGAACCCTGTATGTTTGAGTTGTCAAAGCATTCAATTTGCAAAGGCGGTCTGTCCAGATGCAACTCTTGCTGTATCTCTTTCATTAATCGCATACTTCTTTGCTCCGGATTCAGCTTTTCCGCCTGTTTTAGACGGTCGGCTTTGTATTGCTTCACGTTTAGAATCGAAAGATCCAGCAATTTCTTTTTATCTCCCCGCTGTGGAACGGTAAATACGATGTTGTTTAGCTCCAAATCAAGTTCAAAAGGCACTATAATCTCTCTGGATTGACTCTTATAGCGTTCCCGCATTTCGATAATACCCAGTGTCAAAAGTTCTTCTTTTGATTCATTCAGCTTCTTTTTATATTCGAATGTAAACGCCTGGTTAATGGCGCCGTTTGTAATATGCAGATAGTTGATGAAAGCGGAATTGGACTCGTCCTCTTCAATAGAAAATACATCTATGTTGTGCAATACAGCGCTTACTACCTCCGATTTGGAACGGTAGTTTTCTATCAGAAGATATTTCTCTTTCACCTTCTGTGCTTCTTCAAACTTCATCTCACCGGCTAATGTCTGCATCCTTTCCAGTAGCATACGGCTGATTTCTTGTGTATTTCCTTTCAGGATCTCTTTGATTTCATCAATGTTTTTGAGATAATCCTCCTGTGATTGTAGCCCGATGCATGGTCCTGCGCAGTTCTTTATATGATATTCCAGGCATACGTTAAACTTACCAGCCCGTATATTCTCCGGAGTTAGGTTTAAACTGCAAGTTCGCAAAGGATATAAATGCTTTATCAGATCCAGTACCGCATACATGGATGGTATGTGACTATACGGTCCATAATACGAAGAACCGTTCCTGATAATCTTCCTTGTTCTGAAAACTCTGGGAAAATACTCGTTTTGTACGCAAATAGAAGGGTATGTCTTGTCATCCTTTAATAGAACGTTGTAGCGCGGCTTATATTTCTTTATCAGATTATTCTCCAGCAATAACGCATCTTCTTCCGTGTTGACTACAATATAACGAATATCGGCGATTTTGCTGACCAGCACTCGTGTCTTTCCCGGTTCATGCTCTTTGCTGAAGTAGGAGTAGACTCTTTTCTTTAGATTTTTAGCCTTTCCAACGTATATAATTGTGCCCTCCGTGTTCAAGTATTGGTAAATACCCGGTTTCTCGGGAAGGTTGGCTACAATCCCTTTCAAATATTCATTGGCTCTGCTTTCTGGTTCTGTATTCATAATTGTTAGGTACGAAAGATCGCTAGCTGCTTACTTTTGACACATTCTCTGCAAATAGAGGCAAGTCCTTTATAAAGACAATACCGATTCTACTTCTACGTCATCTCCGAACAAAGATTTTCCATTCAGTTCTTTCAATTCGATGATGAAGTTTACATATACCTTTTTAGGCTTTAGTCTTTTCACCAATTCGCAAGCTGCTTTCATGGTGCCTCCTGTTGCCAGCAAATCATCATGTAGTAGAATTACGTCGTTTTCGTCCAGTGCATCTTTGTGAATTTGCACCGTGTCTTTGCCATACTCCTTATCGTAGCTTTCTTCAATCGTTTCTGCAGGGAGCTTGCCGGGCTTGCGGATAGGAATGAAACCGGCGTTCAGACGGGTTGCCAGAATCGGTCCCATAATAAAGCCTCTTGATTCTATACCCACCACTTTGGTGATTCCTTTATCCTTATACATATCGAACATGATATTGGATAATTCCTGCAAGCACCATGGATCTTTGAATAGAGTAGTGACGTCGTAGAACAGGATTCCGGGAATCGGAAAATCGGGTACTTCCCGAATGCTTTTGATTAGTGTTTCTTTGCTCATAATCATTGAATTATATCGTTTCTTTAAATGCTTTGTTTCACGTGAAACGTTGCCGCTTATCGTCCCGAAAGCACCAGCAGCACGTTGATGTCGCTAGGAGAGACTCCCGGGATTCTGCTCGCTTGCGCGATTGTTTCCGGATCTATCTTTACCAACTTTTGCCGAGCTTCGGTGGAAAGGGACTGAATGGTAGAATAGTCAAATTTTCCTTTAATCTTGATACTCTCCAATCGTGCTAGTTTTTCAGCTATCATTCTCTCTCTATCAATATATCCTTGATACTTGATTAGGATTTCGGCAGCTTCGAGAATCTCTTCTTTCCGGTCTTGATCCGAACTCGTCGCTTTTTCCAGTTCGCGTTGAAACGCCGGAACATATTCTGCTATATTTTCTATTGTCACTTGCGGGCGGTTCAGAATCTCTATCAACTTACAACCTTGACGTAGGGGCGTTGTCCCTATCCTTTCGAGAGCATCGTTGATTAGTGCCGGTTTCATCGAATAGTTGCGCGCGAAAGAAATGATTTGTTCCACGGCTTCTTTCTTGCCTCTTACTAACTGATATCGATCTTCTTTTGCCAACCCAAGCTTAAATGCTTTCTCTGTTAAGCGCATATCGGCATCATCCATGCGAAGCAGAATGCGGTATTCCGCACGCGAGGTAAACATACGGTAAGGTTCATCCACACCTTTGGTAACCAAATCGTCGATTAATACGCCAATATATGCTTCATCGCGAGCCAAAGTAAATGCTTCTCCGCCGTGGCAGTTAATGTGTGCATTGATACCGGCTATCAATCCTTGTCCTCCTGCTTCCTCGTATCCGGTGGTTCCGTTTACTTGTCCGGCAAAGAACAAATTTTTGATAATCTTCGATTCCAACGTATGTTTTAATTGAGTCGGATCGAAATAGTCATATTCGATAGCGTATCCCGGGCGGTAGATAACCAGATCTTTGAAAGCCGGGATTTGTTTTAATGCTGCAATTTGTATTTCCATCGGAAGCGAAGAAGAGAATCCGTTAAGATATAACTCTTGTGTCGTTTCTCCTTCCGGTTCGAGAAATAACTGGTGCTGATCTTTATCCGGGAAAGTGACAATCTTGGTTTCGATGCTCGGACAATAGCGTGGCCCGATACTTTGAATCTGTCCGTTGAACAGGGGAGAATCCGGCAAACCTTCACGCAGAATCCGGTGTACTTCTTCATTAGTGTAGCATGTCCAGCATTGAAGTTGCTTTAAGTGGCGCGTGCTAGTATTCATGAATGAGAACTTGTGGAAGTCCGATTCGCCGTCTTGTGTTTCCATCTGGTCAAAATGAACACTACGTGCGTCAATTCGTACCGGAGTACCGGTTTTCATTCTTCCGTAGGTGATACCGTGGCGGGCGATGGATTCGGTCAACTGATAGGAAGCCGGTTCGGCCATTCTTCCTCCCGGTAATTTATGACGTCCTACATGCATCAGTCCGTTGAGGAAAGTTCCTGCGGTGAGCACAATGCATTTCGCTTTGAAGGTGACGCCCCATGCGGTGACCAATCCAGTGACCTCACCGTTTTCTACGAGCAGTTCACATACGGTATCTTGCCAGATATGAAGGTTGGGTGTATTTTCCAGTTTCTCTCGCCAGGACCAAATGAACTTAGCCCGGTCGCATTGGGCGCGGGGGCTCCACATGGCTGGACCTTTCGAGCGGTTTAGAATCCGGAATTGAATGGCAGTCTCATCTGTCACTAATCCCATCTGTCCACCCAATGCATCTATTTCACGTACAATTTGTCCTTTGGCGATTCCTCCTACAGCCGGATTGCAACTCATCTGTCCAATCTTGTTCATGTCCATAGTGATGAGACAAGTTTTGGAACCTAAATTAGCAGCGGCTGCCGCTGCTTCACAACCAGCATGTCCGGCACCAATTACAATTACGTCGTACTTAAAATCCATTCCTATCTTATTTATTATCAAACGCTGCAAAGTTACAGAAAAGTTGTGAGACTTGTATCTTCAAGCTGTTTTTGCTTCTGAAAATCCGAGGAGGAATCCGGCTTAACTGAAAAAAACGTCGTAATTTCGGGTTAGAAATATGCAGATTGTTCGAAAATAGACCGCTTATTGGCTTTTGTGATTGTATATTTTGGGATGGAATGGCAATAGTTTGTCTTTTCAATCCCTTGTTTTGCTTTCTTTTTGTTAGTTGTGTGCTTGCTCAATTATGAGTGCAACTAGAGAGTAAAAGGAAAGATTTGTTGAAAATGCGGATTGTTGTGAAAATAAACGTGAGGTTTACACTCAAAA includes:
- a CDS encoding LytR/AlgR family response regulator transcription factor, with protein sequence MMETEEKYKVVIVDDERTAIDALRRELEPYREFEVKGIAGNGAKGKKMIMELHPDLLFLDVELPDTLGLNLLSEIREDILWDMKVVFYTSYDKYLLQALRESAFDFLLKPFEAEDLKVIMDRYRKAMTSTSLPLLPSFASSISALMPQQGMFMISTVTGFKLLRLEEIGFFEYLKDKRQWQVVLFNQTCLNLKRNTKAEDIISYSQAFVQISQSAIVNVNYLAMIDGKCCQLYPPFHDKNDLIISRSYLKELQERFFVL
- a CDS encoding DUF3836 domain-containing protein; its protein translation is MKAKVSLKMFVLSAALLVVSLATSARSYDNQLIYNPIEENGMTVGQTVYKMDGNTLANYMKYNYKYDDNKRMIESEALKWNNSKDAWEKDLRINYTYEGKTVTTNYYKWNAKKQAYVLVPEMTVTMDNTNM
- the polA gene encoding DNA polymerase I; protein product: MDSGNKLFLLDAYALIYRAYYAFIKNPRINSKGFNTSAILGFVNTLEEVLKKENPTHIGVAFDPAGPTFRHEAFEQYKAQREETPEAIRLSVPIIKDIIRAYRIPILEVAGYEADDVIGTLATEAGRQGITTYMMTPDKDYGQLVSDKVFMYRPKHTGGFEVMGVEEVKAKFDIQSPTQVIDMLGLMGDSSDNIPGCPGVGEKTAQKLVSEFGSIENLLEHTDQLKGALKTKVETNREMITFSKFLATIKIDVPIQLEMDALVREEADENSLRSIFEELEFRTLIDRVLKKDISGNGITSATGSKVATGKSAPSPLPLFPEEGGGMQGDLFANFTPDEPGEAKKSNLETLESLTYNYQLIDTEEKRRKIIQKLLTSKILSLDTETTGTEPMDAELVGMSFSIAENEAFYVPVPSDQDKALKIVNEFRPVFENENSLKVGQNIKYDMIVLQNYGATVKGPLFDTMIAHYVLQPELRHGMDYLAEIYLHYQTIHIDELIGPKGKNQKNMRDLDPKDVYLYACEDADVTLKLKNVLEKELKENDAERLFYDIEMPLVPVLVNIERNGVLLDTEALKQSSAHFTAQMEQIEKEIYELAGETFNIASPKQVGEVLFDKLKIVEKAKKTKTGQYVTSEEVLESLRHKHPVVEKILEHRGLKKLLGTYIDALPQLINPRTGRVHTSFNQTVTATGRLSSSNPNLQNIPIRDENGKEIRKAFIPDEGCLFFSADYSQIELRIMAHLSEDKNMIDAFLSNHDIHAATAAKVYKIDLKDVGSDMRRKAKTANFGIIYGISVFGLAERMNVDRKEAKELIDGYFETYPGVKAYMDKSIQVAQEKGYVETIFHRKRFLPDINSRNAVVRGYAERNAINAPIQGSAADIIKVAMARIYQRFQTEGIQAKMILQVHDELNFSVPVNEKERVEEIVIEEMEKAYRMHVPLKADCGWGKNWLEAH
- a CDS encoding polyprenyl synthetase family protein — encoded protein: MDSISLIRTPIEAELGDFKELFDSSLSSSNALLDSVVSHIRQRNGKMMRPILVLLVARLYGAICPSTLHAAVSLELLHTASLVHDDVVDESSERRGQLSVNAIFNNKVAVLTGDYLLATSLVHAELTNSHRIIQLVSTLGQDLADGELLQLSNVSNHSFSEEVYFDVIRKKTAALFAACTKAAAFSVGVGEGEAELARLLGEYIGICFQIKDDIFDYFDNKEIGKPTGNDMLEGKLTLPALYVLNTTKNEEAQEIAIKVKEGTATLDEIAHLISFIKENGGIEYAVQTMNVYKQKAFNLLASLPDSDICAALRAYLDYVVDREK
- a CDS encoding DUF1266 domain-containing protein produces the protein MDAYTRTLRFNHNPLNLILGAEKKKGLRIGYMEAGLQGFYLNSIETGIHPQKLSKLLTEEFHCTDNESATGLFQFLINEGDRVSYQIMLPYLLSTENINEFENIIQKRFFGVERFIRQGKNLYKFVKYTEERRDPIIWINDLEKGIIGWDMGLLVSLARASQACGHITKEKAWDYIEQAAKLCSLDLHTAEEIDKSFLLGKAMKSEKIEDWDRLLLCYSLLAKYRK
- the deoC gene encoding deoxyribose-phosphate aldolase; this encodes MEENNSQPNKYNAALAKYNTNLSDADIQARVAELIEKKVPENNTEDVKKFLFNCIDLTTLNSTDSDKSVMHFTEKVNQFDDEYPDLKNVAAICVYPNFAAIVKNTLEVDGVNIACVSGGFPSSQTFIEVKVAETALAIAEGADEIDIVISIGKFLSGDYEGMCEEIQELKEVCKERHLKVILETGALKSASNIKKASILSMYSGADFIKTSTGKQQPAATPEAAYVMCEAIKEYHQKTGIKIGFKPAGGINTVNDAIIYYTIVKELLGEEWLDNQLFRLGTSRLANLLLSDIKGEEIKFF
- a CDS encoding nucleotide pyrophosphohydrolase, yielding MTLEEAQKQVDQWVKTYGVRYFSELTNMAVLTEEVGELARVMARKYGDQSFKEGEKDNIDEEIADVLWVLLCIANQTGVDITTAFQKSMDKKTKRDNKRHINNPKLKDHGRE